In Desulfovibrio ferrophilus, a genomic segment contains:
- a CDS encoding Fic/DOC family protein: MRYECATPHLIPGTNILRNKAGLSDPAAIKQFEGGTYAARLEDAPQGDLSTAHLKQLHGHLLQDVYEWAGQLRDVPIAKATSRFCQPQFIAQETDRITKAVDVEAMKKLKPKDFANQLAHVVGELNAVHPFLDGNGRVIRVYAQQLSRAAGYELDISRLEGKTWNTASKISFNGNNKPLAGLLSRRLTHERDRGLGR, translated from the coding sequence GTGAGGTACGAATGCGCGACCCCGCACTTGATCCCCGGCACGAACATCCTACGCAACAAGGCCGGACTGTCTGACCCCGCAGCGATTAAGCAGTTTGAAGGTGGGACCTACGCAGCGCGTCTTGAAGACGCGCCACAAGGCGATTTGTCCACCGCACACTTGAAGCAGCTGCACGGCCATCTTTTGCAGGACGTTTACGAATGGGCGGGGCAGTTGCGCGATGTGCCTATTGCAAAAGCAACGAGCCGGTTTTGTCAGCCCCAATTCATTGCCCAGGAGACAGACCGGATCACCAAGGCCGTGGACGTTGAGGCTATGAAGAAATTGAAGCCCAAGGACTTTGCAAATCAGTTAGCGCACGTTGTAGGAGAGCTCAACGCAGTGCATCCCTTCCTTGATGGAAACGGGCGCGTGATCCGCGTTTACGCTCAACAGCTTTCACGCGCAGCCGGATACGAGCTCGACATAAGCCGATTGGAAGGGAAAACTTGGAACACGGCCTCAAAGATATCATTCAATGGCAATAACAAGCCACTTGCAGGGCTTTTGTCTCGGCGTTTAACCCACGAAAGAGATCGTGGTTTGGGACGATGA
- a CDS encoding single-stranded DNA-binding protein, with amino-acid sequence MSEIIHIEGNVGGVRSNDVNGSKVCNVNIGCNRGKDKDGNERPTGWYTLEFWGEQASKVIEQGVDKGDFITADLYALRADAYATQDGKPAATLRARVSRYRLIKKNPTGA; translated from the coding sequence ATGAGTGAAATTATTCATATCGAAGGCAATGTAGGTGGCGTGCGCAGCAATGACGTAAATGGCAGTAAGGTTTGCAATGTCAATATCGGCTGCAATCGTGGGAAGGACAAAGACGGCAACGAGCGCCCTACTGGCTGGTACACGTTGGAGTTTTGGGGCGAACAGGCCAGCAAGGTTATTGAACAGGGCGTTGATAAGGGAGATTTCATAACCGCTGATCTGTACGCGCTGCGTGCTGATGCCTACGCGACTCAAGATGGCAAGCCCGCTGCAACTCTTCGTGCCCGCGTGAGCCGATACAGGCTCATTAAAAAGAACCCCACCGGCGCGTAA